The genomic segment TGTTCGAGGTTTTGGATGATGCCATTACCGCCAAAGATGAAGGATACATAACACAGGAAGAACTTCAAACAGGAAGAACGAAATTTGAAACGACAATAAAATCGGTCAACGGCTACATCAAGTACCTGAACTCTAGCTTTAATCAATCAATAAACAACGCACAACCAGCAATCCCGTGCTCCCTCTTGAGATTTTCCACAAAATGTACGACAACGACCCGTTCAGCCAATGGATGGGCATGGAGCTCGTGTCGGTGGGGGAAGGCACCTGCACCTTGCGCATGAAGGTGCGGGCCGAGATGCTCAACGGCTTTGGCGTGGCGCACGGGGGCATCACATTTTCGCTGGCCGACAGCGCCTTCGCATTTGCCTGCAACTCAAGCGGGCGGCACACGGTCTCGATTCACTGCACGGTGGAACACATCGCACCAGTTTTTGAAAACGACGTTCTGACCGCCACCGCCACGGAGGAACATTTGGGCAACTCCATTTCAAACTATGCCATAAAAATCACCAAACAGGACGGTTCGCCAGTGGCATTTTTTCGGGGAGTGGCTTTTAGAAAGAAGCAGGCATGGCAACCCGAATAGTCAGTTTATATACTTTGCGCCGCCGGGTTTGGGGCATGCCTAAAAGCGCAGGCAGCCTGCTCAAAATCATGGAGAGCGAGCATGGTCGTCTGACAAATCCTAGCGAATCAAGGTATATTTTTGTAAAAACTTAGCCAGCCTTAAAAACGATAGTTTTCCTATCAAAAGCGTTTGTCAGGTTCTGGAACACGTTCATTGAATGTTTGCGTAGAGTTGAGGTAAATGATTGTATGCGTGCATAGTGCTGCGCCCCTTTAAAGGTTTGGAAATTGGTGGCGACCTTTTGTTTGGTCTTCAGGCAACGGATGTCGCGCTCGGCTTGGTTGTTGGTGAACGGCACGTTTTGCTCAAAGGCAAAGGCAAGCCACTCGTCCCGGTGCTTGACCAGGCGATTGAGCAGGTTGCGTCCCTTCGAGTTTTTGGGCTTTCCTCTTTTGCCCTGTTTGGGGGGCGGCTCTTCCCTGTCGGCCGATTGGCAGATTTGCTCGAAGTGGTGCCGCCAGGTTTGAGGGTCGGCCACCGACCCGGTGCCCTTTTGGCTGGCTTGGTAGAGTTGCAGGACAAACTGGTGCATTTGGGAGGCCCATTTTGAGCCGTTTTCCGCCAGATTGGTCAGTTCCCGGAGCAGGTGCGCGCCACAGAGGGCGTGCTTGCACTGTTGAAAGTCAAAATAACTGGCCCAGCAGTCGTGCACGGCCCGCTTGGTGAAGTCCTTGAGCAGCGAGGCTTCGGATTCGAGCGCCTCCTTGCCCCGTTTTTTGTGGACGAACAGGTGGGTGAACAGCGCGGTCGAGGCGACGTGGAACCAGTGGAGTTTTTTCTCCACCCGCATGCCCGTTTCATCAAAATGAACCACATCGGAGGCCAAAACCGCCGTTTTGATTTGTTCCTCAATCGGCTCAAGGGCTTGGTACATGCCAGCGTTGGCCGTCAGGGCGGTGCTTTCGTTGAACGAACAGCCCCACAGGTCGCCCATGAGTTGCTCGATTTTCTCCAGCGGCAGTTTGTAGTCGTTGTTCAACAGGACGCTCAGCGCCTTGATCCGGGAACCGTACTGCACAGGCTGGCCTACCTCGGGCGGAAAACAGCCCCAATGCTGCCTGCCACAACAGACCGCCACGCCCAACTGGTGCTCCGTGACCTCCATGCGGGGTGCGGGAATATCGAACACCTGGCGCTTTTGGGCCACTTCAACCACGTCGGCAGTGGAAAAATCCTTCGAACAGCAGGAGCAGGATGTGGCATGGTGCACCACAACGTGGTCCACCGTGTCCACCATCTTGAGCGTCTTGCCTTTGTGGCCCAACTGGCCGCCGCTCTTTTTGGGCGGCTCTTTGGGAAGGCCCGGTTTCTTGGACAAACCATCTGACGACGGCGGCTTGTGACTGTTCTTGCTGTTCATCTTTAGGCGCGAACGCAATTCGGCAACTTCCGCCCGAAGGGCAGCATTCTCGGATTCCAGTGCCTCAACCTTGGCAAGCAAGACCATGACCAAATCCTTCAATACCGATATGTCATTCGATAACTCCATGAACCAGATGTATTCGCTAAAACAATTTTACATTGACTTGGGTTGGATGCCTAAGTTTTTACATATTTTTTTCAAAATCTCCGACGCACAGGGGAGATTGTTTTCGGGGAAAATCGTGAGCGCGGAATAACAAACAACCTCGCCCAAACGGACACGCCCAAAACCGTACCTTCGCGCTATGAAAAGGTACGGTTTTTTCATCTTTTGGGCATTTTTCATTTTAAAAACGGCCGCCCAGCCCGGCACCCGCACCGTCACGCTCGGTGAAAGCCTCGATTTGGCGCTCGCGCACAGCCCACAACTCAAGAAAGCACAACTCGAACGCGAGGGATTCGAGCTTCGGCTGAAAGAAGCCCGCAGCGCCGCCTATCCGCAAATAGCGGGCGGCATCACCTACGAATATGCGCCCGTGCTGCCCACTCAGCTGCTGCCGGGCACACTCTTTGGCCTCGCCGAGGGCAGCATCGTGCCGGCCCAATTCGGTCGTCCGTGGCAAATGCTCACCTCTGTGACCATCACACAACGGATATACGACGAGTCCTTGTTTCGTGGAATCCCCGCCATCACCGCCGGACGCGCCGTGTCCGACCTGCTGGTGGCACGCTCTGAGGAGGAAATTATCTTCAACACCGCCACCGTTTTTTATCAAACATTCCAAACCGAGCAACTACTCCGCTCCCTCAATGCCAACGCTGAAAAATTGGATGCCCTCCAACGCATGGCCGAACTCCAGTTGGCCAACGACTACGCCATCCCGACCGACGTGAAACGCATCCGAGTGGCACGCACCAACCTGGAAACCCAACGCCAAAAACTGCTCACGGGCATCTCCGTGCTGCATCAGACACTGCAATACCTCTGCGGTGTGCCGTTCGAGGAACGCCTCCAACTCATGGAGGACATGAGCAATCCAGCCGCCGATTCGCTCCGTTGGCTATCGCTCCCTTTCGAACCCGAAAGCACCACCGAACATCTGCTCATTCTGCGCAGCCTCGAGCTCAATCGCATCCAGACGCGCAGCAAATGGGCCGAGCGCCTGCCCAGCCTAAGCGCCTACGCCACCGCCTTTTACCAAACATGGCGCAATGATGGCAACGTGTTCGACCCCGAAAACACATGGTATGGGGCCACCGTGTTCGGTTTGAAAATTGATGTGCCGATATTCGACGGATTCAGCCGCAACAGGAAGGTGAACGTATTGCAATTGGAGGCCAAAAAACTGCACGAAGACCGCCACCAGTTGGAAGGCATCAAGGCACTCGAATTCCGCCAAGCACGCGAAGAGCTCCAAAATGCCATCCGGGTGTTGGAATATCAATCGGACAACGTGGCATTGGCCCGCGAAATCACCGACAAACTGCTGCTGCAATATCGGGAAGGAGTGGTGCCGCTCACCGACCTGCTCAACGCACAAACGGCGCTTTCCGAAGCCGAGACGAACTACTGGCAGCAAGTGTTCGGCTACAAACTCGCGGTGCTGAAATTGCTAAAGGCATCAGGAAGACTTGAGGACTTGAAGACACGGTAGAAAAACAAAAACCTCCGAAGCGCCGAAACGCCCGGAGGTCTTGCATTTTTCTGTGACCACGACTGGAGTCGAACCAGCACATCCGTAAGGACACCACCCCCTCAAAGTGGCGCGTCTACCAATTCCGCCACGTGGCCGTTAGTAGGGTCATTAAGTGCAATCGAGGGTTATTAGGAGCCATTTTTAAGAGCTATCGTCAAAATGGAGTGCAAAGGTAAAGTCGTTTCGGAAAAAAAGAAGATGCCGTTCAAAAATTTCTCTCAAACATCCTCATCCCTGCCTCACACCCCACACTATTGGACATTATTTTTGTGCTGCGAAGGCACAATGGCACAAAATGCGGCAAGTCTACCCAGATTGAAGAGGATTTGAACCTGCCCGTTGGCAAGGCAGGGATTCCCTTGATTGATTTGTGTGATTTTCAAAGGATTACGAGCAACGTCCGTTCAAGGCCACCTTGTCAGACCCTGTACTCAGGGGCTTGCCCGGCCAAGTGAAGCGGACGGGACTGATTTGCGTTGACTATCAATGCGTATTTTGCTTTGCGTCTTTGTGACTTCGTGGCAAATTTGAAAATGTCCAGTCGTGTGCTCGCACCCTCTCTACGATGCTCAGCTAAACACATCTTTCACCCGCTCAAAGAAACTTTTGTCTTCCTTTGCCGGAGCGGGTGTGAAATTGGGCATCTCGCGCAGTTTTTCCAGCAAACGACGCTCCTCGTCGGTCAGCTTTTTGGGCGTCCACACATTGACATGAATCAGCTGGTCGCCACGCTGATAGCTCTGGAGCGCCGGCAGCCCTTTGTCTTTCAGGCGAAAAACTTTCCCGGACTGAGTGCCTGCCGGCACCGTGATGCGTGCCCTGCCATCCAAAGTGGGCACTTCCAATTTGGAGCCAAGCGCCGCATCGGCGATATTGAGGAAGAGTTCGTAGTGTATGTTGTTGCCTTCTCGGGTGAATTCGTCGTGCGGAATCTCTTCGATGGTGATGACCAAATCCCCCGGCGGGCCGCCTTTGGCTCCGGCATTGCCTTTGCCCGACATGGAAAGTTGGATGCCCTCGTGCACGCCAGCAGGTATATCCACATCAATCGTCTCCTCGCCAAACACGCGCCCGTCACCTCTGCATACGTTGCATGGTGACTTGATGGTCTGCCCCGAACCATTGCAAGTAGGGCACTGAGCGGCAGTCTGCATCATGCCAAAAGGTGTCTGTGTGACGCGGTTGACCATGCCCGACCCTCGGCAAGTGCTACAAGTCTCCACAGAGTTGGCATCGCGGGCGCCGGAGCCACCACAAGTGCCGCAAGTGACTTGCTTCCTGACCTTTATCTTCTTATTGACCCCACTGGCGATTTCTTCCAAAGTCATTTTTACTTTGATGCGCAGGTTGGTGCCGCGCTCGCCGCGAGGCCGCGCGCCGCCGCCACCGCGTCGTCTGCCACCGCCAAAAAACTCGCCGAAAATATCATCGGTATCGAAGCCAAAGCGACGCAGGATTTCGTCCATGTCCATCCCTTGGAATCCGCCCCCGGGCCCGCCGCCCATACCTTCCACGCCAGCATGGCCGTAGCGGTCGTAACGCGCTTTTTTGTCGGCATCGCTCAACACATCATACGCCTCTGCTGCCTCCTTGAATTTTTCTTCCGCCGACTTGTCGCCGGGGTTGCGGTCGGGGTGATATTCCAAAGCCTTTTTGCGGTAGGCTTTTTTTATGTCGTCGGCGCTGGCGTTTTTCGCTACGCCCAACACCTCGTAATAGTCTCTTTTTGTCATTGTGCTGATTGGTTATTCGGTTATTTGTTGACTTGGTTATTTGATTATCGAACAACCAGACACTCAACTAACCCAAACCCCACTTATTTCCCCACCACCACCTTGGCAAAGCGAATGATGCGCTCGCCAAGCGTGTAGCCGGGTTCGAGAATGTCGATGATTTTGCCTTTTAATTCGTCGGATGCGGCAGGCACTTCCGCCACAGCCTCATGCACGTCAGCATTGAACTCGTCGCCGGGTTGGGTGTCAATGACCACAAGCCCGCGGCTTTTTAGCGTGTTGACAAGTTTTTGGTGTATGAGGGAGGTGCCTTCCGTCAGTGCGTCGCTTTTTTCCGCCCTGTCAAAATCGTCCAAAATAGGCAAAAGGGCTGTCAGGATGTCACGTCCGGCAGTCTGGATTAGGTCCATTCTTTCGCGGGCGGTGTTGCGCTTGAAGTTTTCAAAATCCGAATAGAGATAAAGATACTTGTTGCGGCTTTCGTCCAATTGTTCTTGCAACTCGCGCAATTTTTCGTCAGTTGATGGGGATTCGGGCGGTTCGGCCGCCATCACCTCCTGTTCTTCCGTTGCTTCCATTTCGGGCGCGTGGCTCTCTTTTTCCATCATATCGAATATCTTTTTGAGTGTTTTTTTCATAAAAAGTTGGTCTTCAAACACAGGTGAGTTTGGGCACAAGGGCAATGCACAATTTTTATGCCCTGCCCCCAGACGCGCCATTTTGTCAGCGAGCGGCCAAACGTTCGGCGAGCATTTTTTCGATTTGCGCAGGCTGCCAATTCACGCCCATGATGTCGCCATCGGGGTTGAGCAAAAAAGTGGCGGGAATGGCTTTGATGTTGTAAAGCCGGGAGGCGCTGCCGCCAAAATCCGCCGATTCCATGGCGTGATGGCGCCACGTCAATCCGTCGCGCTCAATGGCGCGTTGCCACGCCAGCTCGGTCTTTTCAATGCCCACACTGAACACCTCAAAGCCTTGGCCATTGTATTTTTGGTAAATAGCGGCCAGTTTGGGGTTCTCGGCCCGGCAGGGACCGCACCAACTTCCCCAGAAGTGGAGCAACACATATTTCCCTTTCAAATCGTGGAGTCGCGCTTTCTGACCATCGGCCAAAGTGACTTCAAAATCGGGTGCCATATCGCCCGCCCTGAACCGGGGTTGGCGGTATTGGTACCATGCAAACACCAAAGCGGCTAACAATGCGAACGCGCCAATGCGCATAAGAGAGGACTTATCCATGTTTGATTTTGTTTTTCTCGAAAAACGAAGCACAAATATCCGACGTGCTGCATCGGCAAGGCGCTACTTTTGTCGCCGTTTTCAAAAGATTTTCAATTTGTGTTACCATGTTAAGGATTGACCCGCTTGAAATCGCCACCAAAGACTTGCACCAATTTATTCTGGGTGCGGTGGCACCTCGTCCGATTGCCTTTGCCAGCACATTGAGCACCGATGGGGTGCCCAATCTGGCACCGTATAGTTTTTTCAACGCCTTCAGCAGCAACCCGCCTATTCTAATTTTTTCCAGCAATCGCCGCGTGTCCAACAACACGACGAAAGACACTTTGAAAAATGTGGAAGAAACGGGCGAGGTAGTCATCAATGTCGTGCCGCACCGCATCGTTCGTCAGATGGCGCTATGCAGCGTCGAATATCCCGCCGAGGTGAATGAGTTTGAAAAAGCGGGATTCACGCCGCTGCCATCCGAAAAAGTCAAACCCTTTCGGGTGGCCGAAAGCCCCGTGCACATGGAATGCAGGGTGGACAAGATACTCCCGCTTGGCGACAAGGGAGGAGCAGGCAACTTAATCATCTGCAACATCGTGCTGATGCACATCGCGGAGGAGGTGCTGACCGAAAATGGCCGCATTGACCCACACAAAATTGATTTGGTGGCTCGCATGGGGCGCTTCTACTACGCTCGCGCCAGCGGCGATGCCATTTTTGAGGTGGTGCAGCAGGTGACAGCGCTCGGCATTGGCTTCGATGGGTTGCCCGCGGGCATTCGCTACAGCAACGTCCTGACGGGCAACAACTTGGGGCAATTGGCGGCGCTCACCGTGCTGCCTTCAAGAGAAGAGGCGATGACCTTGGCCGCCACCGACGGGCGGGTGCGAGCGGCGCTTGCGGACACATCGGCTCCTGCCGCGTTGTTTGCATACGCCAAAGAGGCGCTCGATAAAAACGACGTGGAATTGGGCGCAAAACTAGCGGTGTTGGCCGATTCGCTTTTAAAAGGCTGATATATACGCCAAGAAACTGTTTCAAAACCCAGCGTTGGGCAGGTGTGGCATGACCGCTTTGAGAGCAATGATAAAGTATGATTCCCACGAGTGGTCATGCCACACCTATTCAACCCTGGGTTTCGGATGGTTTTAAAAGAGTTCACAAACAAAAAAAGCCACCCCGTCCGAGGTGGCTCTGTGGGCGCAGAAGGATTCGAACCTCCGACCCCCTGCTTGTAAGGCAGGTGCTCTGAACCAGCTGAGCTATGCGCCCAAATCGCAAAAGCGGCGGCAAATGTACGCGCAAGCCTTTTTGAAAACCAAACTGTTTTTCAAGAAAAAAAACCGCGCTTCAAAATCCTGTTACCTTTGAGCGTGTTATCGAATACGTTACGTTAACTATTGACTCAATGAAGCACCTTTCGCTTGGCGGCCTGACTTTAGTATCGCTCATCATTGGCTGTACTTCCCCACCCTATCTTTCGCCTGAGGAAACCGCGCAAACATGGCAAGCATGTATTGACAAAAATCGGTTCGACTGCGCACGCGAGCTCAGCACGGGCGAGGCGCTGCTCTATGTGGATGAACTGGCCAGCTACAACAAGGGTACCGACACGTTGGATTGGGAAAACAATGTGCTGCTCAACCTGCAGTGCCAAATCACGGGCGACTCCGCTATTTGCAGCTACCACTTTGAAGACGAATTGGGCGAGCCGCTGCCCGGTTATTTGGGATTGTTGCGGGTCAAAGGCTATTGGTTGGTGAACCGTGTCAATTTTGATGAGTTGATGCCTGTTGACACCTTCCGACCCGGCGACGAAAACCTTGTCTTCCCGCCAGATTCGCTCGAGGGGGAATTGGAATGAAGCGACAGCCTAATCATCCGCATCACTTCTTTTTCCAAAAGGTATGGCGCCAAACCACGCAAGGCATCCCAACAGCATAAGCGTTTTGTGAGTGTCGAGCGTGATGCTTCCTTCAAATACAAGTATGGAGGGCAGCAAGGTCAGCACTAAACCAAGTGCTCGCAACAAGTGGAAAATACCTTTTTTCATGCCGTCTTTTTTTGAAAAAAATAACTCAGCAGCGCATACACGGCGACTGCCACAAACCACCCCGGCAAACCAAGGAAGAATATCTCCACCCCGAAGGCACGATTGATGAAGACACAGGCCCCAAGCGTCAAGAACCAAGTAAGCGCCGCAGCCCAGTTCCAGTGCAGATGCCGCAGCGCCGCCAAATTGCTTTGAAGCCCCCATTTCGGGAATATCCAAACATCCATGAAAATGATGGCCCCCATCGGCATCAGCAAAAGGCCGTAGAGCGCCACAAAATCGAGCAGGCGCATGACCAATGCGGGAAAACAAGCCGCCACGGTGGTTATCAATCCTACAATTAAAGTCACTTTCCATGTTTTTGAAGCAGGCATCACAGCCTGCACCGCCAGTCCCGCGCGGTAGATGGTCGGGTTGGCGGTGGTCCAGCCTGCCACGATGACGCACACCGCGCCCGCCACGCCAGCGGCATAGTAGGCGATGGGGCCGGGAGCAAATTCTTGCGCGTTTTGGCTTTTTTGCAAAAAAACAGCGTACAGAATGCCCGATGCCAACCATGCCAAGTAATGCCCGACAAACATTCCGCCTGCGGAGGCAAAGCCCGCGTGCCACGACTTGGCATAGCGCAACACCGACAAATCCGCCATGCCGATGTGCATAGCCATGTTGCAAAACCACGCAAAAAACAAAACGTGCCAAAAGCCGAATTTCGATTGCCCTTCTATCGGCACACCTGTCCAAATTTTACTTTCGGCAACCGACCAAAAATCGCCCGCGTCGCTGACACCCAACTCCGGCAACACAGCAATGGCTGCCGCAAGAAAGACCAGAATCATCCACGGGGCAGCCAAGTTGGAAAAGCGCGACACTTGGTCGTAGCCAAGCATGGCCACCAGCGTCGTCGCCACCCCAACAACCAACACCGTGACAACCCAGCCCACGCCCGAGGGTAGCCAATCAGACAGCTTGGCCATCGGCAAATCGAAAGGGATACCCACCGCCGTGGCCGACACAGCTATCATGGAGCCTGCGAGAAAACAAAACATCAGCGCATTGACGAGATTGTAGAGCGTGACCAACCGTTTCCCGCAAATTTTTTCCAGCTTGAAATACAGGGTGATGCGCTCCCGCACCGCGATGGGCGCACAAAGGAACGCCCAGCTCAACACAGCCAACAAGTTGCCCACCAACAACCCTAGCACCAAGTCGCCCGCCGCAACCCCGTGCGCCACGAACAACGGGCCGATGACGAACTCCGTGCCAGCGGTATGTTCGCCCGCGTACATTCCAAGAAAGCTGCGCCAACTTTTCCATCGCGTGGCTGGCACAGGCGCTTTTTCAAATTCCTGCACGCTTTCGAGGCGGGCGCCGAGTTTTGAAAACATTTTGCCGATGTTGATGAATTTTTTCCGAGCGCCAAGGTGAGCATTTTACAGAAAAAAAAACACGCAAAACGAAAAAAAGCAACCAGCCAAACTCGCCCCGCACAACCTAACTTTACGCCCCACATTTCACCCCCACAAACCCTTGCGGGAGCCCCCCCTTTTTGCGTCAATATATTTTTTCAAACAAAATTCCATGACCGTGCCTGCTGCGTTCAATCACGTCAAGTATCTCTGGGACGAACAAAAAGCCGCCGAATTGGCGGGCGACGAAATCGCGCTCTTTCTCTACCGCTCCAACATTTTGGGGGCAGACCTGCGCATCACCAATTATGGCGGCGGCAACACATCCTGCAAAACCATCGAACGCGACCCGCTCACTGGCGCGGCAGTAGAGGTGCTGTGGGTGAAAGGCTCTGGCGGCGACATCGGAACCCTCACGCGCAGGGGCATCGCAGGCCTGTATGTGGAAAAACTGCACCAACTGAAAAACCGATACCGAGGCATCGAATGGGAGGACGAAATCGTGGAACTACAACGCCATTGCCTTTTCGACCTCGATAGTGCCGCGCCGAGCATTGACACACCCCTTCACGGCCTGCTCCCCTTCCGACACATTGACCACCTCCACCCCGATGCCGTCATCGCGGTGGCCGCAGCCAAAGAAAGCCGCGCCACCACCCGCGATATTTGGGGCGACGCTATGGGGTGGGTGCCTTGGCAACGCCCCGGCTTCGACTTGGCGCTGCAGATGGAAAAATGCCTGCAAGAAAACCCCGACATTCGAGGCATCGTGCTGGGCGGGCACGGCCTTTTCACTTGGGGCGACACCTCTCACGCTTGCTACATCAACAGCCTCGAAGTCATCGAAATGGCATCCGCGCACATCGAGCGGCATCTGGGCAAAAAACGCCCGGTGTTCGGAGGCTCAAAAGTCAAAAGCCTCCAAGCGGAAGCCCGCCAGTCACAAGCAGCCCGCATCGCCCCAGTATTGCGCGGGTTGTGCTCGAGCCACCGCCGAATGATTGGCCACTTCACCGACGACGAACGGGTGCTTGAGTTCATCAACTCGCACGATTTGGGACAACTGGCCCCGCTTGGCACCAGCTGTCCCGACCACTTTTTGCGCACCAAAATCCAGCCTTTGGTCTTGCCAATCGCTCCCGATGCGGACACGTCCGACCTCCGTGCCATCCAGTCAGCCTTATCACCCGCATTCGAGAGCTACCGGCGCGAATATGCCGCCTACTATGAGGCATGCAAGCACCCCGATAGCCCTCGAATGCGCGACCCCAACCCGGTCGTGTTGCTCTATCCGGGCGTGGGGATGTTCACTTTTGCAAAAGACAAACAGACGGCACGGGTGTCCAGCGAATTTTATCTCAACGCCATCAACGTGATGCGCGGCGCGGAGGCCATTTCCGAATACACTGCCCTACCCCGTCAGGAAGCCTTCAATATTGAGTATTGGCTGTTGGAGGAAGCCAAATTGCAGCGTATGCCAAAAGAAAAACCGCTATCCCGCCGCGTGGCATTGGTGACGGGGGCTGGCGGTGGCATCGGCAAGGCCATCGCAGACAAACTGGCTACCGAAGGTGCCAACGTGATGCTTGCCGACATTGTGGAAGAACGCCTCGTCGAGGCCGCGAAATCATATTCCCGCGATGCCGCAGCCTACACCGTTTGCGATGTGACGAACGCCGAATCCGTGCAACAAGCCTTCGCTCGCACCTGCCTGATGTTCGGGGGCGTTGACATCGTGGTGCACAGCGCGGGTTTGGCCATTTCAAAACCCCTGCTCGACACCACCCTCGACGATTGGAACCTCTTGCAAGACGTGCTCGTGAAAGGACAATTTCTCTTGGATAAAAATGCCGTAGCCATCATGCGAGCGCAGGGATTGGGAGGCGACATCGTGCATATCGCCAGTAAAAACGGCCTCGTGGCTGGCCCCAACAACATCGCCTATGGCGCAGCCAAGGCCGCCCAGCAACATATCACGCGACTGTTGGCCGCCGAGGTGGCGCAGGATAAAATTCGGGTGAACACGGTGAACCCGGACGGTGTCATCATAGGCAGCAAAATATGGGAGGGAGCGTGGGCCGAAGGCAGAGCCAAAGCCTACGGCATCTCCGTGGAGGAGTTGCCGCAATACTATGCCCAACGCAACCTGATGCACGAAATCATTCGCCCGGAAGACATTGCCAATGCCGTGTTCGCGTTCGTCGCCCTCCTCGACAAAAGCACGGGCAGCATGCTGAATGTGGACGGCGGCATGGCGGCGGCTTTTGTGCGGTGAGCGCGTGATGGGAAGCCTCGTTCGCAAGGGCCTTTCTTTTTCATCTTTCTAAAAAAGGCAAAACTTACCCATGATGTCTTTCGCTGGAATCCGATTTTTGCCGAAGTCGTCTGTCTTCTAAAGACGGTTTGTCAAAATCAATAAAACCAACCCAACGTGACGATTCATACCTCTCACATCGAAGCACACAACGACAAACGCATCGGCGAACATCGAGCGCAATATGCTTTTTTGGAGCAGCAACTCGATAAAAAAGGACTTCGCGCCGACGACATAGCGAAACGTGTCGCCGCCTTTCAGGTAGCCGTGCCGAGCTGGGCATTGGGAGCGGGCGGCACGCGATTTGGGCGTTTCCCTATCGGAGGAGAGCCGGGCAATTTGACACAAAAACTCGACGACGCGGGGCTTTTGCACGCGCTCACCCGCTCCGCAGGCGCTATTTCACTGCATATTCCCTGGGACGTGCCCACTGACCCGGCTGCCACCCGTGAGCAGGCCGATGCGCTCGGCATCCGCTTCGACGCTGTCAATTCCAACACCTTCCAAGACCAGCCGGGGCAGCACCTCTCCTACAAATTTGGCTCCCTGTGCAACGTGACCCCCGCGGTGCGCCAGCAAGCCATCGAGCACAATCTGGAAGTCATCGAAATAGGGCGGCAACTCGGCTCGAAAGCCATCACCGTGTGGCTGGCCGACGGCTCATCTTTCCCGGGACAATTGGACTTTCGCCGAGCCTTGCTACACACACAGGAAGCCTTGCAAGAAATCTATCGCCATTTGCCGGATGATTGGCGAATGTTCATAGAGTACAAGCCTTATGAGCCTAATTTTTACTCAATGGTCGTGCAAGATTGGGGCACCTCATATTTTCTGGCGCAATGCTGCGGGGAAAAAGCCTTTTGCTTGGTGGACCTCGGCCATCATCTGCCAAACACCAACATTGAACAAATCGTGGCGACGCTCCTCATGCTTCGCAAACTCGGCGGCTTTCATTTCAACGACAGCAAATACGGCGACGACGACCTCACTACTGGCAGCATCAGGCCATATCAACTTTTTCTCATTTTCAATGAATTGGTGGATGGAATGGAGGCGAACGAATTGGCATGGATGATTGATGCCAGCCACAACCTCAAGGACCCGCTCGAAGACCTCATGCAAAGCTTGGAGGCCATCCGATTGGCATTCGCACAGGCGCTGCTGGTGGATAGGGATGCGCTTCGGGAAGCACAAGCCGACAACGATGTGACACGCGCCCAGACACTGTTGCAGGATGCGTTTCGCACCGACGTGCGGCCTTTGCTGCGAGAGGCCCGGCGGCGCAGCGGGGCAGCCTTGGAGCCGCTTGAACTCTACCGCGACCTCAATGTGCGCGGTCGGCTTATCGCCGAGCGGGGCACCAAAACAGTGGCTACCGGGCTTTGACGAAACGCTTTCGGGTCTGGCACGAAC from the Saprospiraceae bacterium genome contains:
- a CDS encoding hotdog fold thioesterase → MYDNDPFSQWMGMELVSVGEGTCTLRMKVRAEMLNGFGVAHGGITFSLADSAFAFACNSSGRHTVSIHCTVEHIAPVFENDVLTATATEEHLGNSISNYAIKITKQDGSPVAFFRGVAFRKKQAWQPE
- a CDS encoding IS66 family transposase; translation: MELSNDISVLKDLVMVLLAKVEALESENAALRAEVAELRSRLKMNSKNSHKPPSSDGLSKKPGLPKEPPKKSGGQLGHKGKTLKMVDTVDHVVVHHATSCSCCSKDFSTADVVEVAQKRQVFDIPAPRMEVTEHQLGVAVCCGRQHWGCFPPEVGQPVQYGSRIKALSVLLNNDYKLPLEKIEQLMGDLWGCSFNESTALTANAGMYQALEPIEEQIKTAVLASDVVHFDETGMRVEKKLHWFHVASTALFTHLFVHKKRGKEALESEASLLKDFTKRAVHDCWASYFDFQQCKHALCGAHLLRELTNLAENGSKWASQMHQFVLQLYQASQKGTGSVADPQTWRHHFEQICQSADREEPPPKQGKRGKPKNSKGRNLLNRLVKHRDEWLAFAFEQNVPFTNNQAERDIRCLKTKQKVATNFQTFKGAQHYARIQSFTSTLRKHSMNVFQNLTNAFDRKTIVFKAG
- a CDS encoding TolC family protein — protein: MKRYGFFIFWAFFILKTAAQPGTRTVTLGESLDLALAHSPQLKKAQLEREGFELRLKEARSAAYPQIAGGITYEYAPVLPTQLLPGTLFGLAEGSIVPAQFGRPWQMLTSVTITQRIYDESLFRGIPAITAGRAVSDLLVARSEEEIIFNTATVFYQTFQTEQLLRSLNANAEKLDALQRMAELQLANDYAIPTDVKRIRVARTNLETQRQKLLTGISVLHQTLQYLCGVPFEERLQLMEDMSNPAADSLRWLSLPFEPESTTEHLLILRSLELNRIQTRSKWAERLPSLSAYATAFYQTWRNDGNVFDPENTWYGATVFGLKIDVPIFDGFSRNRKVNVLQLEAKKLHEDRHQLEGIKALEFRQAREELQNAIRVLEYQSDNVALAREITDKLLLQYREGVVPLTDLLNAQTALSEAETNYWQQVFGYKLAVLKLLKASGRLEDLKTR
- the dnaJ gene encoding molecular chaperone DnaJ; the protein is MTKRDYYEVLGVAKNASADDIKKAYRKKALEYHPDRNPGDKSAEEKFKEAAEAYDVLSDADKKARYDRYGHAGVEGMGGGPGGGFQGMDMDEILRRFGFDTDDIFGEFFGGGRRRGGGGARPRGERGTNLRIKVKMTLEEIASGVNKKIKVRKQVTCGTCGGSGARDANSVETCSTCRGSGMVNRVTQTPFGMMQTAAQCPTCNGSGQTIKSPCNVCRGDGRVFGEETIDVDIPAGVHEGIQLSMSGKGNAGAKGGPPGDLVITIEEIPHDEFTREGNNIHYELFLNIADAALGSKLEVPTLDGRARITVPAGTQSGKVFRLKDKGLPALQSYQRGDQLIHVNVWTPKKLTDEERRLLEKLREMPNFTPAPAKEDKSFFERVKDVFS
- a CDS encoding nucleotide exchange factor GrpE — protein: MKKTLKKIFDMMEKESHAPEMEATEEQEVMAAEPPESPSTDEKLRELQEQLDESRNKYLYLYSDFENFKRNTARERMDLIQTAGRDILTALLPILDDFDRAEKSDALTEGTSLIHQKLVNTLKSRGLVVIDTQPGDEFNADVHEAVAEVPAASDELKGKIIDILEPGYTLGERIIRFAKVVVGK
- a CDS encoding redoxin domain-containing protein; protein product: MDKSSLMRIGAFALLAALVFAWYQYRQPRFRAGDMAPDFEVTLADGQKARLHDLKGKYVLLHFWGSWCGPCRAENPKLAAIYQKYNGQGFEVFSVGIEKTELAWQRAIERDGLTWRHHAMESADFGGSASRLYNIKAIPATFLLNPDGDIMGVNWQPAQIEKMLAERLAAR